The window gtaaaactagggagaaataacatgttccaaatgtgtaccagacagaggtgatagaacctttgtaaaactagggagaaataacatgttccaaatgtgtaccagacagagatgATAGAAGCTGCGTAcaactagggagaaataacatgttccaaatgtgtaccagaaagaggtgatagaacctttgtaaaactagggagaaataacatgttccaaatgtgtaccagacagaggtgatagaacctttgtaaaactagggagaaataacatgttccaaatgtgtaccagacagaggtgatagaacctttgtaaaactagggagaaataacatgttccaaatgtgtaccagacagagttgatagaagctgcgtacaactagggagaaataacatgttccaaatgtgtaccagacagaggtgatagaaGCTGCGTAcaactagggagaaataacatgttccaaatgtgtaccagacagaggtgatagaaGCTGCGTAcaactagggagaaataacgtgttccaaatgtgtaccagacagaggtgatagaacctttgtaaaactagggagaaataacatgttccaaatgtgtaccagacagagttgatagaagctgcgtacaactagggagaaataacatgttccaaatgtgtaccagacagagttgatagaagctgcgTACAACTAGGGAGAAAcaacatgttccaaatgtgtaccagacagagttgatagaagctgcgtaaaactagggagaaataacatgttccaaatgtgtaccagacagagttgatagaacctttgtaaaactagggagaaataacatgttccaaatgtgtaccagacagaggtgatagaacctttgtaaaactagggagaaataacatgttccaaatgtgtaccagacagaggtgatagaacctttgtaaaactagggagaaataacatgttccaaatgtgaaccagacagaggtgatagaacctttgtaaaactagggagaaataacatgttccaaatgtgtaccagacagaggtgatagaacctttgtaaaactagggagaaataacatgttccaaatgtgtaccagacagaggtgatagaacctttgtaaaactagggagaaataacatgttccaaatgtgtaccagacagaggtgatagaacctttgtaaaactagggagaaataacatgttccaaatgtgtaccagacagagttgatagaagctgcgtgtaactagggagaaataacatgttccaaatgtgtaccagacagagttgatagaacctttgtaaaactagggagaaataacatgttccaaatgtgtaccagacagaggtgatagaacctttgtaaaactagggagaaataacatgttccaaatgtgtaccagacagaggtgatagaacctttgtaaaactagggagaaataacatgttccaaatgtgtaccagacagagttgatagaagctgagtacaactagggagaaataacatgttccaaatgtgtaccagacagagttgatagaagctgcgTACAacttgggagaaataacatgttccaaatgtgtattagacagagttgatagaagctgcgtacaactagggagaaataacatgttccaaatgtgtaccagacagaggtgatagaacctttgtaaaactagggagaaacaacatgttccaaatgtgtaccagacagagttgatagaacctttgtaaaactagggagaaataacatgttccaaatgtgtaccagacagaggtgatagaacctttgtaaaactagggagaaataacatgttccaaatgtgtaccagacagaggtgatagaacctttgtaaaactagggagaaataacatgttccaaatgtgtaccagacagaggtgatagaacctttgtaaaactagggagaaataacatgttccaaatgtgtaccagacagaggtgatagaaGCTGCGTAcaactagggagaaataacatgtttcaaatgtgtaccagaaagaggtgatagaacctttgtaaaactagggagaaataacatgttccaaatgtgtaccagacagaggtgatagaacctttgtaaaactagggagaaataacatgttccaaatgtgtaccagacagaggtgatagaacctttgtaaaactagggagaaataacatgttccaaatgtgtaccagacagagttgatagaagctgcgtacaactagggagaaataacatgttccaaatgtgtaccagacagaggtgatagaaGCTGCGTAcaactagggagaaataacatgttccaaatgtgtaccagacagaggtgatagaaGCTGCGTAcaactagggagaaataacgtgttccaaatgtgtaccagacagaggtgatagaacctttgtaaaactagggagaaataacatgttccaaatgtgtaccagacagagttgatagaagctgcgtagaactagggagaaataacatgttccaaatgtgtaccagacagagttgatagaagctgcgtacaactagggagaaataacatgttccaaatgtgtaccagacagagttgatagaagctgcgtaaaactagggagaaataacatgttccaaatgtgtaccagacagagttgatagaacctttgtaaaactagggagaaataacatgttccaaatgtgtaccagacagaggtgatagaacctttgtaaaactagggagaaataacatgttccaaatgtgtaccagacagaggtgatagaacctttgtaaaactagggagaaataacatgttccaaatgtgaaccagacagaggtgatagaacctttgtaaaactagggagaaataacatgttccaaatgtgtaccagacagaggtgatagaacctttgtaaaactagggagaaataacatgttccaaatgtgtaccagacagagttgatagaacctttgtaaaactagggagaaataacatgttccaaatgtgtaccagacagaggtgatagaacctttgtaaaaCTAGGGAGAAAATAGAACATTTTGTGAAATCCATTGAAGACAACacgaagaaagaaacaaaattttgttatatttaaaagataaatagatttttttgtctacccgtatattttattttataccaTTGAAAGTCAAGAGAATACCTTAATACTgtacattataaatataaattcttTGAAGTACAGTTAACCTTTCGTAGTATTTATCCTCGATAATCAGACACCCGTAAACGTCGGACGATCAAGAATCAAACTGTATTTTTATATGGTTTATATGATTCTGAATATTTGTTCTATTCTCTCTTTGTTGTGTTTTGACAAGTACGTGACATTGTTAGTTAGACAACTGGAGGAAATGTTTCACCAGtcataacaaaacaaaggaCACTCTCAGAGATCTGAGCAATGTTGTCCGGTAGAAACCAAGTCCCTTTCAAACAGTAAACATTGTTTCTCTGAAGAATGCACAAAATCTTTAAAGTTTACACACCAGTGTCCAGGTAAGTCGATGCTGCTAGTGTGCCGGATTGGCGTGGAGGTGGGAAAATTAGCGACTTAGCATAACAGCCAGTCTTTTCTAACAAACCGATAACTTTTACAAACTCTGATAGGTTAATACTTATCACGTGATTTCGTTTTGTATTAAGACACATTGGCGTCACTATGTCGTGCGATGGGTGCGGGCCGCACCAATGACACTCAAAAAGGGTTGACACCCAAGTGGGAAAAACGGCACTATTTGTAAAATCAGAAATGTCAGTGGCGAGATACACGAATAAGATGACGCACAATTGCTTATATTATTTTCTGCTTGAAATAATTACAGCTAGAGCTCTCTATCCCGATATCCTAAACATGTTGCCATACTTTTATATCCCCAACAAAACACTGTACTTTTCAGCCTATGTATCACCTTCATTGAAATCAAATACGACTGCGACGTTAAGTGTTGAAGCAATTAATGATGcatacacattatatatatatatataaggttttgtcttcgagtccgaagattaatgaggaatgcagtatttctcgtggctagacagctccagctgtgacctacatattttttccACATCCAGGGCAGGCATAACTATTGAAcgcggtggtcgatttagatttttttctttttgccatctacgtctgtcctcggcaacggatttttctttggtctcaaatgtgtactccgaggcctttgtaagtgacctccagccagtggcgtagctagcaatgtgtgggtggtgcgggccgcacgggacatcaagtggtgggggggggggcataaaaCTGAGAACAAACTTTTCTCAGTAAAACTACACATTGTAATTACATGAATAAAAACAgatatgtttatttgttgtggTGATTTGTCATGTCCTATATTCTTTCTTCAATTAAATTCAATGTAAGCTGTAGACCAGCTGGAATCAAATTTTAccagatttgtttaaatctcttttaaacttttttttagccttACATGATGTTCCTTCATTGATCAATGCACTGGTTATGGGCACGTTTATaatgatgtttgttttttaaattactaattagtaatgatccagtggaccagtggggagagggggtatctgagagaaggtttccCAACCGCTCAGCAAACATAACCCTGCtagagtcgggattcgaacacAAGCCCCATTGAAAGGTGGCCAATCCGTAACCAAGCGGTTTTAACCTCTCAGCCAAACATCACTTGCTTGGAGGGAGCTTGAAGTTTGTGACTAGGCAACAATAATGACAGCAAAGCTCAAGATTTTAATAAGCAAGAGGGGAAAATGtagagaatcttggacatcatgCGTTTTCTCTTAAAGCAGTATCTGACACTCCGTGAGCATTGCGAACCAGTTGAAGAACAATTGGCAGTACAAAATCATAGAAATATCCTGGAGTGACATTACATGAGAGACCGAATTCGTACATGTCCCAAAACAAGAAAACCGAATTCATTGTAATAGAGGTGCTCACGAAAACATACCAAAAATCATACAGAAAGTATCAAAAGCAAATATTTCTCGATTATTTCTCCACATTGTACATTGTCATGCAAAGCCTCAAAGACGTCTTGGCCAATAGAAACAATTGCCAGTCGAAAAAAAGATGTAGATATTCTACCACCACACAAGAAAGAGCTACTGATGGAAATATCTTCCTTGGATGGTattattcatgaaataatagTCCCATAAGAACAACGTAAtaataaatatgaattttagTCGCCTTTAATGAATCCTCGAATGTAAATCAATCTCGATGGTTCTCCCACTGCTAAGACATATTTTTAGACATATGCTTAGACATATTCACCACCCAGTGCCATTGCAACAAACATAAATATTGCTATTATGAAGATGGCTGCCAGGTCACGTGAtgtgcgctctggactgtcgttcggtggtcCCGAGTTTAAGATTCGTATCCTGACCGCTGCTATCCTCCTGCGTAAAGTTTTGGCTAGGATCTAATAGTCTTCAATTCCGAAGAAACGTCCAAAAaacgtaacaaaaaaaaattataatggttaaTATTTACGTCTTATATTAAACTATTAACAATctgtcgttgtgttggccacctTGCACCATAGTTGACCGCTCTTTTCAAAGAGAATTAAGCCAAGCCTGCCACGACTAGTGACGAGTGAGTTCCCTTTGCATCGCTCCTTTCAACTTTCACTTCGCTGCACTGTTTTAAGAATGCCATGATAAATACGAACTAATTGACATTTTGTCTAGACATTTATACCTATCTCCAGTCATAACATTCACTTTTCCCCCACCCCTCCTTTTTCGTTGGGTTGTCTTCTCACTATTGACGTCACGGATTAAGCTTTACTCAATTCGAAAcgggaagtgggggggggggggggggaaagaaggGACAGCAACCTTCTTGCCGTTTGAAGGGACAAGGGTAGATAACCTAGACAAAGTCAAGGACTTGTCTCCCGTGTAGTGATTTTCTTAATACAAGTCACTTAGGAATATCACAGAACCAACAACGCCAGGGATCGATCTAAACGAGGGCTAAAATAAACCTATGCTTCGtatttctagatatatataatgGACAGATATTcactattgttattttaataatgCCTTGGATATAAAGCATTACATTTAGAGCTTAATTTCTAGTGTATATTTCTGTCGCCAAATCTCAATCGTTTTCCATACGAATTAAACGGATATAAGACGTTTGGATATTTCGTGTCATAAAAGGCATTTGGATATTTCTCAGTTTTCCATACCAAGGTAAGTAGTCTAGAGTAGTCTAACAAGCTGATTTGTGGATAGGAGGCTTCCTGAATATGAGAAATAAGTTTCTCTGCGACACTACTAATTACATCTAGAATCAgatggaaaaacaaaacaaaaaaaaaatatttaaaaatactttaaaaaaaaaagcttttattaagcgtacttgtgtcaatgagtttggatcagtcgtgtcatttaaatttgtaatacatctagactaacaagaaaaaaagcatttataaaaagaaaaaaggggactaactcagcttataccaccatttTAGTTaattactatttctttcccttgtttgagatacaaaacaaagtaattaattaccaatagttaatttaactaatcagttagttttttttttaaattgattcttgtgttgtcaggtaaaagatatAATTGTGTGGAATttgagcttgatccgagatagggtgtcAGAGAAATGTGATATATCTACTattggccagacagacaaacatagtgagtagatataagctttgtaacaaccACTTGGTTTAGACGTAAATACTTAATACGGAATCCAATACATAAACACTCTCATCTCAGGTTTCATGTTATGTTGtcgttgatttttttaatgaaaacttaGGTCcaaccaaagaaaaaataataatttacgtAATacgggggcgggggggggggataaatgGAGTTTTCGGTgtacaaagacagacagagtgtgttAATATAGGTCTGTGACAAATATTCTTCTGAAATCGGGTTTAATTTCGTAattattgaactagatatttcaaaaaaatcaGAATACAGTTATATTTTAATCTTatgttttactttaaaaaaaaagcgtagcAATAAATCTAAGAGGTATCGCTATCCTGCTTATTATTCTATCTTATAAGATTATAGAAGTTAATTCAAAAGAGAACATAACTTataattcaattattttttttcctgttttttttctcgGGCATCCAGTGTCGTATTTAGGCTTGAAAAGGCCCTAAGCAATTTGAGATATGGGCCCGTTTTGGAGCCCTTTATTAGAACAGATAATATAAgccagtgctaaatattttaattgacgATGTGTTGAAACCAGCCAGAGTCGTCCATGAATGGTGGCACTACTTGGATGGATATCTTCGTAAATTGAATCAAAGATTTACAAGTTGATTTAAGGCCTGTTCTAGCCCGTCTGAAATCCTCAATGGCTAtctttaacaagcaaaatatttttttttaatccttaaaaaaaagcaacaaataacaaagtttatctaaaaGGAAGAATTAAACTTTTCCaaatatatctctcaataatgtagatgttactttctttatttgatatcaaacaaaataattaattaccaataattaattgactaattttgtttaatttgtctAAATTGATTCAAGTTTTGCTCGGTACATTAAATAACTGTTTCAAacttcaacttgacccgagaatgtgtgtgggaaaaataacgtgtacaattatctaaggggagtAAAccgacatatttagccatatcatTGATAACTGaatgattaatttcccttgatggtatcaaacaaaataattaattattaattgattaaaagtgttgtttttttcaatgattCATGTATTATCTATAccaaggaataattgtgcaaagtctcAACTTGATATGAGAATAGGTGGAGGggaaacgtgtacaaactttttaccagacagactgagagagtgacagagtgagttggtataagcttcgcaaggcaaaaaaaaaaaaaacaaccaacaacaCTGGTTTACATTTGTATGTGTCTTCCGCTCGTGAGAAATCCTGTGTCGAGCTGTTCTTATTGCTCTGTTAGCCCCACACCTTGATACTTTCACCCAGACTTCAGATCGTGTCATTTCGCCGTTTGTTCCCCTTCCCCTTCTGTACGTCAAAGAAGCCGAAAAAGATTAATGccaatgaccttttttttttacttacaaaaCCGACAGAGAAAGCACAAACAAATAGACCCAGGTAAACACAGGCGGTGTCTTAGCGAAAGTTCATTACGCGGCGACATTTGTTATCTCTTGCAGTGGTTCTCCAACTCTGCGTATAGTTCAACGTCATGGGCCcaagataaacaaaaaatcagtATTAACTCCTTCTGTCTGGGTCAATTCTTctacatgctttttttttcttcccattccCAATCcaagatcaagttgaaatttggtCGTTAGTCACGACAACATAACATGAAGACAATACAGGAATCAATCCGAGCactaacaaattaattaatcggttagtggtaattaattttttttatatagataagAGGAGATGAAACTTGCAGTATTTACATACGTGACAGTGATTGTGCATGATTTCTCTTATATATACAACCATTACATATTAAGTCATGAGTTGCACATGTGGTTTATATAGTCTTACAATGTTATAGTGTCTTTATCATGTTTCTAAGGCTGACCACAGTTCTCAAGCGTGAGTAGTGTTTTGAAGGCGCGGTCAAGCTAAAGACATCCAAGATCTGTGTCATATGAAAACCACAATTcaatttatatagatctaggacttAAATTAATCAAATGTTAATTATGTTATCAatggaaagaaagaagaaaaacaataaaatatataaactaCTGTCAGCACAGTCAACACTTTGACCAACTGCCAACACTTCCAACAACAACCAACACTTCCACCAACAGCCAACACTTCCACCAACAGCCAACACTTCCACCAACAGCCAACACTTCGACCAACAACCAACTTCCGCCAACAGCCAACACTTCCACGAACAACCAACACCTCGACCAACAGCCAACACTTCCACCAACAGCCAACACTTCCACCAACAGCCAACACTTCCACCAACAGCCAACACTTCGACCAACAACCAACACCTCGACCAACAACCAACTTCCGCCAACAGCCAACACTTCCACGAACAACCAACACCTCGACCAACAGCCAACACTTCCACCAACAGCCAACACTTCCACCAACAGCCAACACTTCGACCAACAACCAACACCTCGACCAACAACCAACTTCCGCCAACAGCCAACTCTTCCACGAACAACCAACACCTCGACCAACAGCCAACACTTCCACCAACAGCCAACACTTCCACCAACAACCAACACTTCCACCAACAACCAACACCTCGACCAACAACCAACACCTCGACCAACAGCCAACACCTCGACCAACGGCCAACACTTCCACCAACAATCAACACCTCGACCAACAACCAACACCTCGACCAACAACAAACACCTCGACCAACAGCCAACACCTCGACCAAAAACCAGCTTCCATCAACAGCCAACAATTCGACCAACAACCAACACCTCGACCAACAACCAACACCTCGACCAACAACCAAAACATCGACCAACAACCAACACCTCGACCAACAACCAACACCTCGACCAACAACCAACACCTCGACTAACAACCAACACCTCGACCAACAACCAACACCTCGACCAACAACCAACACCTCGACCAGCAACCAACACCTCGACCAACAACCAACACCTCGACCAACAACCAACACTTCCACCAACAACCAACACTTCGACCAACAACCAACACCTCGACCAACAACCAACAACTCGACCAACAACCAACACCTCGACCAACAACCAACACCTCGACCAACAACCAACACTTCGACCAACAACCAACACTTCGACCAACAACCAACACCTCGACCAACAGCCAACACTTCCACCAACAGCCAACACTTCCACCAACAGCCAACACTTCCACCAACAACCAACACCTCGACCAACAACCAACACCTCGACCAACAACCAACAAACAACACTTCGACCAACAACCAACACTTCGACCAACAACCAACACCTCGACCAACAACCAACACTTCGACCAACAACTAACACCTCGACCAACAACCAACACTTCGAACAACAACCAACACCTCGACCAACAACCAACACCTCGACCAACAACCAACACCTCGACCAACAGCCAACACCTCGACCAACGGCCAACACTTCCACCAACAATCAACACCTCGACCAACAACCAACACCTCGACCAACAACCAACACCTCGACCAACAGCCAACACCTCGACCAAAAACCAGCTTCCATCAATAGCCAACAATTCGACCAACAACCAACACCTCGACCAACAACCAACACCTCGACCAACAACCAAAACATCGACCAACAACCAACACCTCGACCAACAACCAACACCTCGACCAACAACCAACACCTCGACCAACAACCAACACCTCGACTAACAACCAACACCTCGACCAACAACCAACACCTCGACCAACAACCAACACCTCGACCAGCAACCAACACCTCGACCAACAACCAACACCTCGACCAACAACCAACTTCCACCAACAACCAACACCTCGACCAACAGCCAACACTTCGACCAACAACCAACACCTCGACCAACAACCAACTTCCACCAACAACCAACTTCCACCAACATCCAACTTCCACCAACAACCAACTTCCACCAACAACCAACTTCCACCAACAACCAACACCTCGACCAACAACCAACTTCCACCAACAACCAACTTCCACCAACAACCAGCTTCCACCAACAGCCAACACTTCAACTAGTAGGCATCACTACCAGTACTTACAACAGCCAGCATT of the Biomphalaria glabrata chromosome 11, xgBioGlab47.1, whole genome shotgun sequence genome contains:
- the LOC106067086 gene encoding mucin-2-like, translated to MDRPAIERGKGQLGMEKDGRQILLGASTVKQTKVKGRHSQHFDQLPTLPTTTNTSTNSQHFHQQPTLPPTANTSTNNQLPPTANTSTNNQHLDQQPTLPPTANTSTNSQHFHQQPTLRPTTNTSTNNQLPPTANTSTNNQHLDQQPTLPPTANTSTNSQHFDQQPTPRPTTNFRQQPTLPRTTNTSTNSQHFHQQPTLPPTTNTSTNNQHLDQQPTPRPTANTSTNGQHFHQQSTPRPTTNTSTNNKHLDQQPTPRPKTSFHQQPTIRPTTNTSTNNQHLDQQPKHRPTTNTSTNNQHLDQQPTPRLTTNTSTNNQHLDQQPTPRPATNTSTNNQHLDQQPTLPPTTNTSTNNQHLDQQPTTRPTTNTSTNNQHLDQQPTLRPTTNTSTNNQHLDQQPTLPPTANTSTNSQHFHQQPTPRPTTNTSTNNQQTTLRPTTNTSTNNQHLDQQPTLRPTTNTSTNNQHFEQQPTPRPTTNTSTNNQHLDQQPTPRPTANTSTNNQHLDQQPTPRPTTNTSTNSQHLDQKPASINSQQFDQQPTPRPTTNTSTNNQNIDQQPTPRPTTNTSTNNQHLDQQPTPRLTTNTSTNNQHLDQQPTPRPATNTSTNNQHLDQQPTSTNNQHLDQQPTLRPTTNTSTNNQLPPTTNFHQHPTSTNNQLPPTTNFHQQPTPRPTTNFHQQPTSTNNQLPPTANTSTIPPTSNSSTVPPTTNTSTVPPTTNTSTVPPTTNTSTVPPTTNTSTVPPTTNTSTVPPTTSTSTNNQHFD